From a single Cygnus atratus isolate AKBS03 ecotype Queensland, Australia chromosome 10, CAtr_DNAZoo_HiC_assembly, whole genome shotgun sequence genomic region:
- the VHL gene encoding von Hippel-Lindau disease tumor suppressor — MRLAWCGGGGSAMPGPGPGPAAGGLRSANTRELSEVVFNNRSPRCVLPVWVDFEGRPRSYPVLRPRTGRVMHSYRGHLWLFRDAGTNDGLLVNQQELFVAAPDVGKADITLPVFTLKERCLQVVRSLVKPVDYRKLDIVRSLHEDLEDHPDIEKDLQRLSLERSETLRNEILE, encoded by the exons ATGCGCCTCGCGTGGTGCGGCGGCGGGGGCTCGGCTatgccggggccgggcccggggccggcggcgggggggctgcGCTCCGCCAACACGCGCGAGCTGTCCGAGGTGGTCTTCAACAACCGCAGCCCCCGCTGCGTGCTGCCCGTCTGGGTGGACTTCGAGGGCCGGCCGCGCTCCTACCCCGTGCTGCGGCCGCGCACCGGGCGGGTCATGCACAGCTACCGCG GGCACCTGTGGCTGTTCCGGGACGCGGGGACCAACGACGGGCTCCTGGTCAACCAGCAGGAGCTGTTCGTGGCCGCGCCCGACGTCGGCAAGGCGGACATCACCCTGCCAG TGTTCACCCTGAAAGAGAGATGTCTCCAGGTAGTTCGCAGTCTGGTCAAACCGGTGGACTACAGGAAACTGGACATTGTTCGGTCGTTACATGAAGATCTGGAAGATCACCCGGATATTGAGAAGGATCTTCAGCGGCTGTCTCTGGAGAGAAGCGAAACATTAAGGAATGAAATTCTAGAATAA
- the THUMPD3 gene encoding LOW QUALITY PROTEIN: tRNA (guanine(6)-N2)-methyltransferase THUMP3 (The sequence of the model RefSeq protein was modified relative to this genomic sequence to represent the inferred CDS: deleted 1 base in 1 codon): MAEAGPAGESPAREAPAVIGATVPTGFEATAAAEVQEKLGSASRVSKDRGKIYFAVPARCLPQVHRLRSVDNLFVVVQEFKDYRFKESKEDALKDLEDLVKKLPWTDPLKVWELNNSLKKKKTKRRKHNQQSSASKEKLNDDGEEERTDQKDASEQEDCAQAAEPAGGQGTEETEETGAESRNGGDDTEQSEAKDELHGSSGGETKAGDGKKGEGDAKVLKFRVTCNRAGDKHSFTSNEAARDFGGAVQEHFQWKADMTNFDVEVLLNIHNNEVVVGIALTEESLHRRNITHFGPTTLRSTLAYGMLRLCDPQPTDIIVDPMCGTGAIPIEGAMEWPSCYHIAGDNNPQAVKRAANNICSLLKKNENKESSTSVGIPLDIVQWDICNLPLRTGSVDVIVTDMPFGKRIGSKKKNWDLYPACLMEMGRICTPGTGRAALLTQDKKCFAKALSRMGHIWRKSQTVWVNVGGLHAAVYLLKRTWERAEIRRSFW; encoded by the exons ATGGCGGAGGCGGGCCCCGCCGGGGAGAGCCCGGCCCGGGAGGCCCCGGCCGTCATCGGCGCCACCGTGCCCACCGGCTTCGAGGcgacggcggcggcggaggTGCAGGAGAAGCTGGGCTCCGCCTCGCGGGTCAGCAAGGACCGCGGCAAGATCTACTTCGCCGTGCCGGCCCGCTGCCTGCCGCAG gTCCATCGCCTGAGATCGGTGGACAACTTGTTTGTCGTGGTTCAGGAGTTCAAAGACTATCGCTTCAAGGAAAGCAAG gaAGATGCTCTAAAGGATCTGGAAGATTTGGTTAAGAAACTGCCTTGGACTGATCCTTTGAAAGTTTGGGAGCTGAACaacagcttaaaaaagaaaaagacaaaacgCAGAAAACACAATCAGCAGAGTTCtgcaagcaaagaaaagttgaatgatgatggagaagaggaaagaacagATCAAAAAGATGCTAGTGAGCAGGAGGACTGTGCCCAAGCCGCAGAACCGGCTGGCGGCCAGGGGACAGAGGAGACGGAAGAGACGGGAGCAGAATCACGAAACGGGGGCGATGACACCGAACAGTCAGAGGCTAAAGACGAACTGCACGGCAGTTCTGGGGGTGAGACCAAGGCTGGCGATGGCAAGAAAGGTGAAGGAGACGCGAAGGTGTTGAAGTTCCGCGTTACCTGCAATAGAGCAGGAGACAAGCACAGTTTTACATCGAACGAGGCTGCCAGAGACTTCGGCGGAGCTGTGCAAGAGCACTTCCAGTGGAAAGCTGACATGACCAACTTTGATGTAGAG GTTCTCCTGAATATTCACAATAATGAAGTAGTTGTGGGCATTGCATTAACTGAAGAGAgtcttcacagaagaaatattacaCATTTTGGACCCACAACTCTTCGTTCAACTCTCGCTTATGGCATGCTTAG actCTGTGATCCCCAGCCAACGGATATCATCGTTGATCCCATGTGCGGTACGGGTGCAATACCAATCGAG GGAGCTATGGAGTGGCCTAGTTGCTACCACATTGCTGGTGATAACAACCCACAAGCTGTAAAGAGAGCAGCAAACAACATCTGCTCTttactaaagaaaaatgaa aataaggagaG CAGTACCTCCGTGGGCATACCCTTGGACATCGTTCAGTGGGATATTTGCAATCTCCCTTTGCGGACTGGTTCTGTGGATGTTATCGTGACAGACATGCCTTTTGGAAAGAG GATAGGGTCAAAGAAGAAGAACTGGGATCTCTATCCAGCCTGCCTCATGGAGATGGGCCGGATCTGCACGCCAGGGACGGGTAGAGCTGCGCTGCTTACGCAGGACAAGAAATGCTTTGCCAAG GCCTTGTCAAGAATGGGACACATCTGGCGCAAAAGTCAAACTGTGTGGGTGAATGTAGGGGGGCTTCATGCTGCAGTGTATCTTCTGAAGCGCACctgggaaagagcagaaataagaaGATCGTTCTGGTAA